A region of Rhodopirellula islandica DNA encodes the following proteins:
- the gdhA gene encoding NADP-specific glutamate dehydrogenase, with amino-acid sequence MHEKLESTLWNIQQRNLGEQEFIQAVKEVLGSIGTVLAKYPRLTEQKIIERICEPERQVIFRVPWQDDRGEVHINRGFRVQFNSALGPYKGGLRFHPSVNLSIVKFLGFEQIFKNALTGMPIGGGKGGSDFDPKGRSDNEVMRFCQSFMTELSRHLGEYTDVPAGDIGVGRRELGYLFGQYKRISNRYESGVLTGKGLSYGGALVRAEATGYGLGYFVQQMLAARGESLEGKTCIVSGAGNVAIYAIEKVTQLGGKVVACSDSKGVVYDECGIDLPTLKRVKEQERLPVEAYCKTRKQARYQRAGKIWEIKCDVALPCATQNELTGKDADSLLRGGCRAVAEGANMPTTPEGIEKFHEAGIAYAPGKAANAGGVATSALEMQQNASRDAWSFEYTEQKLAAIMKDIHDRCLETADEFGVTGNYAQGANIEGFMRVADAMESLGLI; translated from the coding sequence ATGCATGAAAAATTAGAGTCAACACTCTGGAATATCCAACAACGAAACCTCGGCGAACAAGAGTTCATCCAAGCGGTGAAAGAGGTGTTGGGATCGATCGGGACTGTGTTGGCAAAGTACCCTCGGCTGACGGAACAGAAGATCATCGAGCGCATTTGCGAGCCCGAACGGCAGGTGATTTTCCGTGTTCCATGGCAGGATGATCGGGGCGAGGTGCACATCAACCGCGGCTTTCGCGTGCAGTTCAACAGTGCCCTGGGTCCGTACAAAGGCGGGTTGCGATTTCATCCATCCGTCAATTTGTCGATCGTCAAATTCCTGGGCTTTGAACAGATTTTCAAGAACGCTCTGACCGGGATGCCCATCGGTGGTGGGAAAGGCGGCAGCGACTTTGACCCCAAGGGACGCAGCGACAATGAAGTGATGCGGTTCTGCCAAAGCTTCATGACTGAACTGTCACGGCACTTGGGGGAATACACCGATGTTCCAGCGGGCGACATCGGCGTGGGACGTCGTGAGTTGGGGTACCTGTTTGGACAATACAAACGAATCAGCAACCGTTATGAGTCGGGCGTTTTGACAGGCAAAGGGCTCAGCTATGGCGGCGCGCTGGTTCGGGCCGAAGCGACTGGGTACGGACTCGGCTACTTCGTCCAGCAGATGCTGGCGGCGCGAGGGGAATCACTCGAAGGCAAAACCTGCATCGTGTCCGGGGCGGGCAACGTCGCGATCTACGCGATTGAAAAGGTCACGCAACTGGGCGGCAAGGTGGTGGCTTGTTCCGATTCGAAAGGCGTGGTCTATGACGAGTGTGGCATCGACCTGCCCACCCTGAAGCGGGTCAAGGAACAAGAGCGACTGCCCGTTGAGGCTTACTGCAAAACGAGAAAGCAAGCACGCTATCAACGGGCGGGGAAGATTTGGGAAATCAAGTGTGATGTCGCGCTCCCCTGCGCGACCCAGAATGAACTGACCGGGAAAGACGCGGACTCGCTGTTGCGAGGTGGTTGCAGGGCGGTTGCTGAAGGTGCCAACATGCCAACCACGCCCGAGGGAATCGAGAAATTCCATGAGGCGGGGATCGCCTACGCGCCCGGCAAGGCTGCCAACGCAGGCGGGGTCGCGACCAGTGCTTTGGAGATGCAGCAAAATGCCTCGCGTGACGCCTGGTCGTTTGAATACACCGAGCAGAAATTGGCGGCAATCATGAAGGACATCCACGACCGTTGCCTGGAAACGGCCGACGAATTTGGAGTCACCGGCAACTATGCCCAAGGAGCAAACATCGAAGGCTTCATGCGTGTCGCGGACGCCATGGAATCCTTGGGGCTGATCTGA